From the genome of Gemmatimonas sp. UBA7669, one region includes:
- the dtd gene encoding D-aminoacyl-tRNA deacylase, giving the protein MRILLQRVSRAEVRIRENESEPHGRVTGRIGHGYLLLVGITHTDSQAELEWMAEKILGLRLFPDDTGKLNRDLTEIDGELLVVSQFTLYGDARKGRRPSFGEAAKPEIARPLYNQFVSLLRQRGAKVSTGEFGAMMDVELVNDGPVTLWLEREAGAGPLDNPPG; this is encoded by the coding sequence ATGCGAATACTCCTCCAACGCGTGTCACGCGCCGAAGTGCGCATTCGAGAGAACGAGTCGGAACCTCACGGCCGTGTGACGGGCCGTATCGGGCACGGGTACCTGTTGCTGGTGGGGATCACGCATACCGATTCGCAGGCGGAGCTGGAATGGATGGCCGAAAAAATTCTCGGCCTTCGCCTCTTCCCCGACGATACCGGGAAACTTAACCGGGATCTGACAGAAATCGATGGCGAATTGCTGGTTGTGTCCCAGTTCACGCTCTACGGCGATGCTCGAAAGGGGCGCCGCCCCAGCTTCGGGGAGGCCGCTAAACCCGAGATCGCCAGACCACTATATAACCAATTTGTATCCCTTTTGCGCCAGCGGGGCGCTAAGGTTTCCACGGGCGAGTTCGGAGCCATGATGGACGTGGAACTGGTAAATGACGGTCCGGTCACGCTTTGGCTGGAGCGCGAGGCGGGAGCGGGCCCATTGGATAATCCCCCGGGCTAG